The following coding sequences are from one Nicotiana tabacum cultivar K326 chromosome 1, ASM71507v2, whole genome shotgun sequence window:
- the LOC107786584 gene encoding uncharacterized protein LOC107786584, with the protein MGCASSKRIEATVDVYRPPPTSFAVFDINSIEEPWLKAGNNKVEDEEEQEEKQLAIIPQPILAKFNANIDENPRSWDEVSKALEDIKPTLQNPPPLKSPKKPLLALPAPPPPPAAEDGGASPKRRLPRKSFSFHTLEELESNISSKGSKKPNELKKTESMPTYEEYKKLQKFGNKTVKNESQIVVHTGNVQQKIESEGYKPVKENIFLLRDKMEREKEGKVPTFIKFDPLSDYPEKCPPHGEDSLVVYTTSLGGVRRTFEDCNKVRLILESHRVVFDERDVALHGEFRQELKELLGEEEDASVPRLFVKGRYIGGVEEVVNLNETSRLGRILNRARVERGVGRLGCEGCGGARFVPCFDCGGSCKVVNGDVKERCPKCNENGLIHCPICD; encoded by the exons ATGGGTTGCGCCTCATCGAAAAGAATAGAGGCTACCGTCGACGTCTACCGTCCACCGCCGACGAGCTTCGCCGTCTTTGATATCAACTCTATCGAAGAGCCTTGGCTCAAAGCGGGCAATAACAAG GTAGAAGATGAGGAGGAACAAGAAGAGAAACAACTTGCAATAATACCACAACCAATTCTTGCAAAATTCAATGCAAATATTGATGAGAATCCTCGTTCATGGGATGAAGTTAGCAAAGCTTTAGAAGATATTAAACCAACCCTACAAAATCCTCCACCACTAAAATCACCTAAAAAACCTCTCCTCGCACTCCCCGCGCCGCCGCCGCCGCCAGCCGCCGAAGATGGCGGCGCTTCCCCTAAAAGGAGACTTCCAAGAAAAAGCTTTTCCTTTCATACCCTTGAAGAACTTGAATCCAACATTTCATCCAAAGGTTCAAAAAAACCTAATGAGTTGAAGAAAACTGAGTCCATGCCTACTTATGAAGAATATAAAAAGTTGCAAAAGTTTGGTAATAAAACAGTGAAAAATGAGTCACAAATTGTGGTTCATACGGGGAATGTACAACAAAAGATAGAATCTGAAGGGTACAAGCCAGTGAAAGAGAATATATTTTTGTTAAGAGACAAAatggaaagagaaaaagaagggaAAGTTCCAACTTTCATAAAATTTGACCCTTTAAGTGATTACCCCGAAAAGTGTCCGCCACATGGCGAGGATTCATTGGTTGTCTACACGACATCACTTGGCGGTGTGCGTCGTACATTCGAGGATTGTAACAAAGTGAGGCTAATCCTGGAATCACACCGGGTGGTTTTCGACGAGCGCGACGTGGCGTTGCACGGTGAGTTTCGTCAGGAATTGAAAGAGCTTctaggagaagaagaagacgCGAGCGTGCCGAGGTTGTTTGTTAAAGGAAGGTATATTGGTGGAGTAGAGGAAGTAGTGAACTTGAACGAGACGAGTCGACTGGGGAGAATACTGAATCGGGCGAGAGTAGAGAGGGGTGTGGGGAGGTTAGGGTGTGAAGGGTGTGGAGGGGCTAGGTTTGTGCCATGTTTTGATTGTGGAGGAAGTTGCAAAGTTGTGAATGGGGATGTTAAGGAAAGATGTCCAAAGTGTAACGAAAATGGTTTGATTCATTGCCCTATTTGCGATTGA